One window of the Cotesia glomerata isolate CgM1 linkage group LG10, MPM_Cglom_v2.3, whole genome shotgun sequence genome contains the following:
- the LOC123272811 gene encoding uncharacterized protein LOC123272811 — protein MEFCNCASDCISKTSVPLTSLRLIITSLFIRYPILREHELSISDYVIEVAKGVTEERFMELKFQWLKAKYSATCFRFFFYNLLKYVDNCKMAQTLLRDCMKLKKFKQYVAFRERHSKMIEEFLSIGMTTRDWEELVEAKKQQFLAFKQEYLVFLAEREKRLAESIQNDS, from the exons ATG GAATTCTGCAATTGTGCATCTGATTGTATTTCCAAGACAAGCGTCCCCTTGACCAGCCTGCGCTTGATCATCACCAGCCTGTTCATCAGATATCCAATTCTACGAGAACACGAATTATCAATTTCTGACTACGTTATAGAAGTTGCAAAGGGTGTCACTGAGGAAAGATTCATGGAGTTGAAGTTTCAGTGGCTAAAAGCAAAATATAGTGCAACGTGTTTTAggttttttttctacaatttgCTTAAATATGTAGATAATTGTAAAATGGCTCAAACTCTTCTGCGTGATTGTATGAAACTGAAGAAATTCAAACAATATGTAGCGTTCAGAGAGAGACATTCAAAGATGATTGAAGAGTTTCTCTCGATAGGAATGACTACCAGAGATTGGGAAGAGTTGGTTGAGGCCAAAAAACAACAGTTTTTGGCCTTCAAGCAAGAATATTTGGTTTTTTTAGCAGAGAGAGAGAAGCGTTTGGCTGAATCAATTCAAAATGATAGTTGA
- the LOC123272670 gene encoding prisilkin-39-like produces the protein MACTKILSLLLIAVMISVATARPGGFYGGYGGFGYGYGLGYHYPYYGGYYRYPFYGHYSGGYPYYGHGYGGYYL, from the exons ATGGCCTGCACCAAGATC ctCTCACTGCTATTGATCGCCGTGATGATCAGCGTCGCTACTGCGCGCCCTGGTGGATTCTATGGTGGATACGGTGGATTTGGATATGGATATGGGTTAGGTTACCACTATCCTTACTATGGCGGATACTACCGTTATCCTTTCTATGGCCATTACTCCGGGG GTTATCCTTACTACGGTCACGGCTACGGAGGCTACTACCTTTAG
- the LOC123272763 gene encoding uncharacterized protein LOC123272763, protein MCRTLHIFLCGIICLGIFDNGYTAEHPVITPNLLSSLSANVGAILSPNLLKEIQNRASNRTGNKESHESFYNDPTVLPATPTKPKPTRLTSKKPKVAVVPNSQLIKFEETDSLRAPQTQLENQFPFGVRNNFRDFGTGFQGAGRQLSGQFNNQLGQFGQFNGGLGNFDSFNSDIYRPFASLDGSRANDNGAQPQQFAGPVNQNNGANANRQFNYPANPQDFNRFQDFGRFGFNGQFPGNRFFDPSQRQNQYLNFAQDPRALGQNQQNFQDPRVNFQNPDQARLGQGLGQGQGQEQGIGPVNGAFQQQNFANPQNYAPNFNLLQNQRFQSPFNGNFDRNEQEGLNPNFPFFQGRPDGAQAQQIPGNNNGQNINGQINPQINSSRRSEESSQNSQRKNPTQKTTTIIPEVESLQIEKLFYPPVNDYSDVRINSDAFKQHSVGANIVDKNPKTNIV, encoded by the exons ATGTGTCGTACTTTGCAT ATTTTTTTATGTGGAATTATTTGCCTGGGAATTTTTGACAATGGATATACAGCGGAACATCCAGTTATAA CGCCAAATTTACTCTCATCTTTATCAGCGAACGTGGGCGCCATTTTATCCCCAAACCTTCTGAAAGAGATACAAAACCGCGCATCAAACCGTACTGGTAACAAAGAAAGCCATGAATCTTTCTACAACGACCCGACAGTCTTGCCCGCAACACCCACTAAGCCCAAGCCAACCAGATTAACCTCCAAAAAACCAAAAGTAGCCGTGGTCCCGAATTCCCAGCtcataaaatttgaagaaacgGATTCTCTCCGAGCTCCTCAAACTCAGTTAGAGAACCAATTTCCCTTCGGAGTCAGGAACAACTTCCGTGACTTCGGTACCGGGTTCCAGGGAGCTGGGCGCCAACTTTCCGGGCAGTTCAACAACCAGCTGGGCCAATTTGGGCAGTTCAATGGCGGATTGGGGAATTTTGATTCCTTTAACTCGGACATTTACCGACCTTTCGCTTCGCTCGACGGCTCTCGGGCGAATGACAATGGCGCCCAGCCCCAACAATTCGCAGGTCCAGTAAACCAAAATAACGGCGCTAACGCTAATAGGCAGTTCAATTACCCCGCGAATCCGCAGGACTTCAACAGGTTCCAAGATTTCGGAAGGTTCGGGTTCAATGGACAGTTTCCGGGGAATCGTTTCTTCGATCCCTCCCAGAGACAGAACCAATATTTGAACTTCGCGCAAGACCCTAGAGCCTTGGGGCAAAACCAGCAGAATTTCCAAGACCCGAGGGTCAATTTCCAGAACCCTGATCAGGCTAGACTCGGACAAGGGTTAGGACAAGGTCAAGGACAAGAACAGGGCATCGGACCGGTAAATGGAGCCTTCCAGCAGCAGAATTTCGCGAACCCGCAGAACTACGCGCCAAATTTCAACCTCTTGCAGAATCAAAGATTCCAGTCGCCCTTTAATGGAAACTTTGACAGAAACGAACAAGAAGGCTTGAACCCAAACTTCCCCTTCTTCCAGGGCCGTCCAGATGGCGCCCAAGCCCAGCAAATTCCCGGGAACAACAACGGACAGAATATCAACGGGCAAATTAACCCTCAGATTAATTCTTCCCGGAGATCTGAAGAATCTTCCCAAAATTCGCAGAGAAAAAACCCGACACAAAAAACAACCACCATAATTCCAGAAGTAGAGAGtttacaaattgaaaaattgttctACCCTCCGGTTAATGATTATTCAGATGTTCGTATCAATTCTGACGCCTTCAAGCAGCACTCGGTGGGCGCCAATATTGTTGATAAAAACCCAAAAACTaatattgtataa